GGCTAAAAACCAGCACTCGCTTTCTCCCGATACTGTCGGTAAGCTTCCCGGCTATAAGACTGCCGGGGACAAAGGCAAGGGCGGCCAAAAGCAGGTAACGCCCGGCGGCCGCCTCGCCGAGGCCGAGGCGGTCGGTAAGAAAGAGTGTCATGAAGGGGTGTACAAAACTACCTATTGAATTAATGATCCTGGCGAAAAAGAGAGCATAAACGCTTTTAGGTAAGCCACGATAGGTACGAAAGAGGGAAACAGGGGGTAGCTGGCCGGGTTTTCCGGAGAGAGCCATGGTGCGGCTCAGACGTTGAAACGGAAATGGACGATGTCCCCGTCTTTGACAACGTACTCCTTTCCCTCGATACGAAGCCGACCGGCGGCCTTTACCTGCTGTTCACTTCCGAGCTCAAAAAGATCGTCACAGTGGTATACTTCCGCCTTGATAAAGCCTTTTTCAAAATCGGTATGGATGACACCGGCGGCCTTTGGGGCGGTGTCCCCCTCGTGAAAGGTCCAGGCCCGGTCCTCATCCGCTCCTGCGGTAAAGAAGGTGCGAAGTCCCAGCATACGATAACCGGTACGAATCAAGCTGTTGAGCCCGCTTTCGGCAAGGCCTGCGGCATCCAAAAACTCATGCTTGTCCTCTTCGCTCTCAAGGGCCGCAATTTCCGCCTCGAGCTTTCCGCAAATGACGACGACCTCGGCCCCTTCTTTCCCGGCAATGCGCTTCACCTCTTCGACAAAGCCGTTTCCCGCAAGGAGTGCATCCTCATCGACATTGCAAACATAGACCTGGGGCTTTAGGGTAATGAGATGAAGATCCCGCATCAGCTCAAGCTCTTCATCCTTCCATTCCCGGCTCCTGGCGGGTTTCCCTTCGGTAAATAATGCGGAGAGCTCCTCGAGGATCGGAACAAGGGCCGCTGCCCGTTTGCCGGACTCGGTCCCCACCGCCTTCATCGCCTTGACGTTTTTCTCCTTTCGGCGCTCCACCGTTTCGAGATCGGCAAGGGCAAGTTCTATATTAATGGTTTCGATGTCGGAACTTGGGTTGATCTTCCCACTGACATGGACGATATCCTCATCCTCAAAACAGCGGACCACGTGGGCGATGACCCCGACCTCTCTGATGTGGGACAGGAAGCGGTTGCCAAGCCCCTCCCCTTTACTTGCTCCGGCGACAAGCCCTGCGATGTCGACAAATTCGACAATGGCGGGAACCACCTTCTTAGGGGGAATCAATTCGACGATGTGGTCGAGGCGCGGATCCGGGACCGATACGATGCCAACATTAGGATCGATGGTACAAAAGGGGTAGTTAGCCGCCTCGGCAGGTGCACTGGTCAGTGCAGAGAATATAGTTGATTTACCGACATTCGGCAGTCCGACAATTCCACAGTTCAATCCCATGGCGTTTAAGCTATCGCAAAGCGAAGGGAAATGCAAGTCCGGTGGCCACAGTCGAACCCTTGTGATAGGATGGGCTTATGGCACGAAGCATCTACTGGTACGATCTTGAAACCTTTGGAACGCATCCCCGACTCGATCGGATAGCGCAATTTGCAGGCCTGCGTACCGATGAAGCCCTGAACGAGCTTGGGGAACCCTTGGTACTCTACTGCAAAATCACCCAGGATTATGTTCCGGATCCGAAGGCATGCCTGATTACCGGTATCACCCCGGAAGAAACCCTACGAAAAGGGCTTTCCGAGCGCCGTTTTATCGAGCGGATCAACGAAGAATTCATGCAGCCGGGAAGCTGTGTTGCAGGCTTCAACAGCATCGCCTTTGACGACGAGTTCATCCGTGCCACCCTCTATCGTAATCTGATGGATCCCTTTCGACGTGAATGGGCGGGAGGGAACAGCCGCTGGGATCTGCTCGATGTGCTGCGGGCTGCCCGGGACCTCAGACCCCAGGGCATGACATGGCCCGAGGGGGAGAACGGAAGGCCGACCTTTCGCCTCGAAAAGCTGACAGAGGCCAATGCCCTTCCCCACCAGAACGCCCACGATGCCCTCTCGGACGTACGGGCGACCATTGCCATGGCACGTCTGCTCAGGGAAAAGCAGCCGAAAATCTTCTCCTACCTTTACCAGGGACGCATCAAGGACCATGCCCGGCAGCTGATCGATCTTCATAAGCGAAGGCCTTTTCTCCATACTTCGGCAATGCTCTCCAACGAATACGGATATACCTCTATCCTTGCGCCCGTAGCCCCTCATCCAGCAAACCAAAATGCAATCCTCTGTTTCGATCTCCGACAAGATCCGGAGCCCCTTATAGAACGTTCTGTGGATGAGCTTAGACGCC
This genomic interval from Sediminispirochaeta bajacaliforniensis DSM 16054 contains the following:
- the ychF gene encoding redox-regulated ATPase YchF, which gives rise to MGLNCGIVGLPNVGKSTIFSALTSAPAEAANYPFCTIDPNVGIVSVPDPRLDHIVELIPPKKVVPAIVEFVDIAGLVAGASKGEGLGNRFLSHIREVGVIAHVVRCFEDEDIVHVSGKINPSSDIETINIELALADLETVERRKEKNVKAMKAVGTESGKRAAALVPILEELSALFTEGKPARSREWKDEELELMRDLHLITLKPQVYVCNVDEDALLAGNGFVEEVKRIAGKEGAEVVVICGKLEAEIAALESEEDKHEFLDAAGLAESGLNSLIRTGYRMLGLRTFFTAGADEDRAWTFHEGDTAPKAAGVIHTDFEKGFIKAEVYHCDDLFELGSEQQVKAAGRLRIEGKEYVVKDGDIVHFRFNV
- the sbcB gene encoding exodeoxyribonuclease I, with the protein product MARSIYWYDLETFGTHPRLDRIAQFAGLRTDEALNELGEPLVLYCKITQDYVPDPKACLITGITPEETLRKGLSERRFIERINEEFMQPGSCVAGFNSIAFDDEFIRATLYRNLMDPFRREWAGGNSRWDLLDVLRAARDLRPQGMTWPEGENGRPTFRLEKLTEANALPHQNAHDALSDVRATIAMARLLREKQPKIFSYLYQGRIKDHARQLIDLHKRRPFLHTSAMLSNEYGYTSILAPVAPHPANQNAILCFDLRQDPEPLIERSVDELRRLIFAPSEELSLEESRIRLIPIHINRSPVLAPLSTLDPDTAKRLGLDVTLCGKRAAKLAEASLLTQKIMEVFRRDEAEIRRDPELEIYSGGFFSDADRQRMERFRELSPEAMLKRRGDFHDRRLPELAWRFVCRNHSEILDENERKKWKSFCAGRLLFPPERLINDFAFFKRKVKELSGDTNLPAGDKKIIKKLAEWATIIEVDVLSYEG